One stretch of Harmonia axyridis chromosome 1, icHarAxyr1.1, whole genome shotgun sequence DNA includes these proteins:
- the LOC123675199 gene encoding mitochondrial tRNA-specific 2-thiouridylase 1: MIINRVAVAVSGGVDSAVAALLLKLKGFTVEAVFMENWDIADEKGFCSSDADYADAVSLCETLKIKLHKVNFVKHYWNEVFCEFIKDYQNGITPNPDILCNRQIKFNYLHKYALNDMKADALATGHYARTSFGPFLENYSPDKSAKLLKARDAKKDQIFFLSQVEQMALKRTMFPLGNYLKSEVKTIAQENDLEKFAKRKESMGICFIGTRDFQDFIGEYIEDKQGDFVDIDTGKIVGQHKGLHQWTLGQRTRLPGFPKAYYTARKHLHNNAIILGSGTDHPFLYTKLFFTSKPHWITEKPKELQEEDILECDFKFQHSHDWVPCTIFECPQGLIVHLNSAKRAVTPGQYAVFCRGDECLGSARIINTPISEFCMEYVENSRDLKINKQ, from the exons ATGATAATCAATCGAGTAGCAGTAGCAGTTTCTGGAGGAGTTGATAGTGCAGTAGCAGCTCTTCTTCTGAAATTGAAAG GTTTCACTGTTGAAGCAGTGTTTATGGAAAATTGGGACATAGCTGATGAAAAGGGTTTTTGTTCTTCAGACGCAGATTATGCAGATGCTGTTAGTTTATGTGAAACATTAAAAATTAAACTTCATAAAGTGAATTTTGTCAAGCATTATTGGAACGAAGTCTTTTG TGAATTTATAAAAGATTACCAGAATGGAATAACACCAAATCCTGATATTTTATGTAATCGtcaaatcaaattcaattatcttCACAAATATGCCTTGAATGATATGAAAGCAGATGCTCTAGCTACAGGTCATTATGCTCGTACCAGTTTTGGTCcatttttagaaaattattCTCCAGACAAGT CTGCAAAATTATTGAAAGCAAGAGATGCTAAGAAGgaccaaatattttttttaagtcaAGTTGAACAAATGGCTTTGAAAAGAACCATGTTTCCTTTGGGAAATTACCTTAAGTCTGAAGTAAAAACCATAGCACAGGAAAATGACTTGGAAAAATTtgcaaaaagaaaggaaagtatGGGAATCTGTTTCATTGGCACTAgagattttcaagattttatTGGGGAG TATATAGAGGACAAACAAGGAGACTTTGTCGATATTGATACAGGAAAAATTGTTGGCCAACATAAGGGACTGCATCAATGGACGTTAGGACAGAGAACTAGGTTACCTGGTTTTCCTAAAGCTTATTATACAGCAAGAAAACATCTTCATAATAACGCGATAATTTTa GGAAGTGGAACAGACCACCCGTTTCTATATACCAAGTTGTTTTTTACAAGTAAACCTCATTGGATTACGGAAAAACCAAAGGAACTACAAGAAGAGGATATTTTGGAATgcgatttcaaatttcaacactctCATGACTGGGTCCCTTGTACCATTTTTGAATGTCCCCAAGGTTTGATTGTTCATTTGAATTCAGCTAAGAGGGCTGTCACTCCCGGACAATATGCTGTGTTCTGTAGGGGCGATGAGTGCTTGGGAAGTGCGAGGATTATTAATACACCCATCTCCGAGTTTTGTATGGAGTATGTTGAGAACAGTCGTGATTTAAAAATAAACAAGCAATAG